The genomic interval agcaaagggaattgacacaacttaacttcattcatgcagtgaactgtttgaaatttgagaaatctaatggaactacatcccttcacatgttattcggtccatttagagaatcgctgaacagcaaggactcgtcaaaaggctttcagcctttagccgactcaataattACAAACTTTTAGACTTAGCTTAGTTATTGGTATTTCATAAACTATTTTGCATTCTAGACAGCAGACTGTCAcaactacatacatgtagaaaTATCAGCAGAATTAATAATAACCCAGTGAGACTGCCTTTCAACTTTCTACAGGTACAAAATAAAGACCTGTTTTAAATTTAGTGTTTATAAACAGGAGCTCGTAGAACACCAAATGCCCCCCCTTGATCATCAagttgatgcattcagtaactgcacaaggaaccgaaattatttggtcactgtgcactggacgtttaatgtactgacctcaaatcaataattatgggtcatttaccagttaataagtgacctccatatcaaatgtgattTTAGACCATGTAGCATTCTCTAGttttttggcaaaaaagttctagtgttctgggtcaatgtgatcttgacctttgacctactgaagtcaaaataaacagaggtcatctgctgggcaTCAGGGGTCAAAATTAGTAGCATTTTCTACTAGCTAAaagtagctagtgccctttttgtttactagctaaaatgaaaagataccagctaatgttaaacaataatatttaattactttattaatattttactggccaaaacctaTTGAATAATCTCTGTAAGTAGCCAGTCACAAAAAAattctattagcttaaaatagctagtgccatttttatccACTTACAAGCTAAAGTCAAAGCCTTCCATGTTAACTTGATGCAAGCTGCAATCATGCATTATATCAGAGTTttgttgaacaatgaaatatcatttataaacataaatgataaatttcctttcatgcagaaaaatgtatacctacagaacaaattttattaaacctttgaacacatttgcttggtatattattgactagctgaaattagctagtacattccaaGCCCACTAGCTATTAATTctcaaattccactagcatttagcttgtatgcttgtctaaatttgaaccctgggCATGATCAGCCTCCcgattaagtttcattatcctagattcaagcattctcaagttaccgtcCGGAAACAGTTTACCGTCATCCTACTaatataagacgcacatttttttACCAAGATTCTGGTCTCAAAGGACCGATGCGTCCTATATATGATAatatggggatagaaaaagaccaaacatttcccccgactcaaaaattaagaaaatcgatctttgtttacaccCCGTACCTTTATActgaagagaattcaaggggagtaaataccaatgactcgggcatagctaatagccggtatcgggacccggcgtcttaaattacttttgtataaaacgtaaaatttagagctcaggtaaaatcttaagataaataaatgctgttttcattagaatatattttacaatgcatttctgtaactgatcattaagtttttaacaagacctgtgtaaaactttcctggcgcgttttcacacattttgcattaaaattctTGAAACTCCAAATCAGTAGCCCGGAAATCGATTATCTAgccttcaaacataattttgatagttgtctatataatcctcttgttcatcGAGAAATTCACGCCTGAGGCATTACGtatcttacacctactgtcacaatctgcaaacaattaaccatttaatcataCTCGGAGGCAACTGTAAACATGTGaattcgagattttagactgatccaatgtAATGATAGTCGCTGATccgtaatgttcaaaacaatttgcaaaccagtcttaaaattacgttaTTTTACCACCacgtgccaaagtgtactttcgttttcactggATTCAATATTCATTGAGTGATGAGAGGATGCGGCAGTTTAGTCcttacacagagtttatgcttttcaatttaaatacttgcacaacatgcaaaaatatCGACAATGATTTACAAAAACCGGCGAGTTCGTAGAAACTATAGCGAATTTCAGACAAACATAAATTTGGATGAGTGATAAGggggtataagcatttttccagaattttgcTGATATTTTTCCACTGCGTCCTATACACGAGTGCGACCTATATTCTGCCGATTACGGTAACTGTTcccatgtcactgtgaccttgacctttggcctactggtctcaaaatcaagtggtcatctgctggtcatgataaacctccctaataagtttcacgatcctaggcccaagcattctcaagttatcactcGGAAACGGTTTAGTTGTTCCAAATCATTGTGACTTCGACCTACACagtgcacaatcacgtgacttgtgacgtttcaactggggtatcacgccaagcagaattCGTAAACAAAACGGAGTTTTTAAAGGTAAACTTTTTAAAGATGTATTTTTGTCAAATgacacctagctggtgcaagtccttatatcaatgcgtacTTCCAGTGATATAACATATGTCCGTGTCTACTTTAGTTTTGCTGGTACCCTGAACAAACCTcaatgcttccacagcaagcatattttcaaatggcttgaaAACCAAACCCAAGCGACTGTTCCTTGATAAACGACCAACTAGTTGTCACCGCTGCGTTCTGTTTGATATCTAAGATAATTTTGGTAGGAATTTTGCTCAAAAAATGGCGTATTTCTTGATAGATCACTGAACTCGAAAAATGTTTGTTCTAAAGTCCAAATTAAGCTCTCACAGAAAGCACTATTTTAAATCGCTATTTTCTCGTTCCTCACGTTGAATGAAATGCCGCAATTAACGCAGATTACATTTTATCCCTACCAACGCAATACTTTGTTAAAGTTTACTGGACGTGGATAGTGATACTTTCAAGAAAATGTGGGTAACTCAAAAGCATGCTTTCACATCCAGTTACTTTAGACCAATGTTTTCACATCAAGCACAAATCTTTAGCTGACAGTTTAACTactttttactgtttattttgcCAAGAAAAAGCAAAATGATTCTGATCTGACATAGAGTCCTAACCAAGTGTTGGATCTGACATGAATTTAGTTTTATCGAGACAacactaaaataataaaaaaatataacgcAAATACTAAATTTGCTGTAAACACGTGGTCAATACCACTGGAGCATCATAGAAGGCACGtgctgttttcccgccaaaatgatTGAAGAAACGTCCGCTTTTAAGTCGTATTGAATTCATTCGTTTAGGCTGGCTCCTTACAATTAACACACACATTCAACCAAGTATAAAATCTGCTGGTCAgctgacaaaaatatatagaagatcTTAATTGATTAAGCATAATTTCAACAGAAATATGGTCTTGCAAAAGTCCTGTTGAGTCAACGGCATTATTTTAAAGCATACATGTATTATGTCCCGACGCAGACAAGGCTTGTCATTTCATTGGACATGATTTATCGAAAATTAGTCACGagtttttagaataatgatatCACGACGTACATGTTTAAGTAAACATGTTCtatgacattttcattaaatggCTAAAATGCGAAATTTACACGTTGTGATCATTTTGGCCACATACTACATAACGAATAACAGAAATTAATAAGACGGATAATTCTTCAGAAACTATATCAAATAATTCGCAAGTCACAATTTTCACTACACCGTAAAACAGCTGACTTTGCCAATATAAATTTTAAGCAAACAAAGATGCAGGGCTACATATCACTAGCTTTAATTAGGCGACAAAGTATGATTTGAAACTAACAAAAGGTAAATTCACTCTGCAAATAATCAATcatgagagaaaaaaaagatCTCGAATTTTAGAGTTTAACATTGCACTGATACATTTCCTTATTAATCCTTATTGGTTTTGGCAATCTAAGCAACCAATTGGACAGACTAAACACGTGCGCAatatagggctgtcattgattgggtcttaggcatatcgacgatactgatatatcggaagacaaatatcaatgatacatcgatatatcgattataaagttagattaacaacctatttgaTTGTgtgcatgctatataccttcttgttataagtaaatgttatttttttgttttatgcctacttttcatattactatcatcatcatcgtcgtcaacATCATCTTCTATTACTTGTGTTgtgtttgtatttatgaaataaatgaaatagataAAAATTAGTACAGACGCagctacggtacaagtttagacatgagcTTTTTAGACAACTTCTGTTACTTAGGCCACATCTTTGCAGGGAGGAAAGTTATTTTATAGTGTTTATCTGGACATATTTATTTTCcagtaaaatattgatttttcaaaatgggaatcgataatcaatcgaccaaaaaatatcgttgatatatcgatatcgtttctatcgatgacagccctagcgCAATAGCTTAAATACATGTTGGGCTAGCAATTTCGTGCCACAGCTTTGCACAGAAAAAGTGTAAAAACTGCAGTCACAAAGTTAGCTGACTGTCGAAGACTGTCGGGGATCATTATGATACggtataattattttcttataaaaacgttTCGGAATAGGCTGGTGCtttcacaaaaatataataattccTGTCTatggatgatgatgataattatatgTTACTGCTTCGGTTTTCAATCACACAAAGGCACTACGTCGCCACCGGATAATAAAATGGGTACATGTGATTTAGGAACATGCAAATCATGAGGATTCTGTACAATTGTTTTACTACACTGTATTTGTATTAGCAAAGAAAAATTCGACTAGTTTAAATGAAAGAGACATTTCATAAAACGGGTTTTCGAAACTATTATGCTTGAAGAAGAATGTTGAATAGTATAAtagtttttcaagaaaattagCAATAATCATGATGAGTGTGCCTGTTTAGTTTACATGtaagaaacaaaatgatatgGCAACACAGAGGACTCTGTACTACAACTACGAGATGGATCTAaagttaattgatattttattgttttttcaagaattattttcatttaggtTCGCTCAATTAATAACAGAGACATAATAATTTATGGAATATTCATGAGTAATAGATTAATGCATTATAAACGCCACGTGCCAGTTGAATACATGGCGGGAAAATTGAAGAATCAATTGGTCTCAATGGATTTTATCGACATTTTACACAAGTGTGAGATACAGTAAATTATCGGTGGCAGATTCCATAAGTATCATTTTACTTTATCTTCTTGGCAAAATTAACAGTAGAAAATGGTTAAACTGTTATCTAAAGATTTGTGCTTGATGTGAAGTAACTGGCTCATGAAAGCATGTTTTTGATTTAcccatattttcttgaaaatatcactatccaTGTGCAGACAACATAACAAAGTACTGCGCATGTAGGGAAATAACGTAACCTGCGTTAATTGCGGCATTTCATTCGACGAGAGGAACGAGAAAATCGCGATTTAAAATAGtgctttctgtgagagcttttggactttagaacggacatttttcgagtttgGTGATCTATCAAGAAATACGCCATTTTTTGAGcaaaaatcctaaaaaaatatcttacatatCACACAGAATGCAGCGGTGACAACTAGTTCAAAAGTTGGTTGTTTATAAGGAACAGTCGCTTGGGTTTGGTTttcaagccatttgaaaatacgcttgctgtggaagcattgcgGTTTGTCCGGGTTACATCAGCAAAACTAAAAGAAGATATGGACATATGTTATATCACCAGAGATACGCACTGATATTGtaaggacttgcaccagctaggtgccattttacaaaaatatatctgtaAAAAGTTTACCTTTAAAATCTCAGTTTGTTTACGaattctgcttggcgtgataccccagttgaaacgtcacaagtcacgtgattgtgcactgtgacctactaatctcaaaatcaatagcggccatctgctggtcatgatcaacctccctactaTAGTTTTGTGCTCCTTGGTCCAAGTGTTCAAGTAATTATCCGGtaacggtttaaatgttctggatcattgtgaccttgacctttgacctactgatctcaaaatcaataggggtcatctgctggtcataatcaatcTCCCTTATAAGTTTCGTGATCAAATAACTGTGATTACATCTGAAAGAGTGCAATTTAGCTCTTCCCTATTCCTTGAATACTTGAGCTAAAACTAGTTTGTTAGTTTTTAATTTCAGcatcattttcaacagtatttcagttatgtaatagcGGGAAAATAACCTTACCAGTAaccagtattaacctgttctctgcaaacTTCTCCCATGAATAAAGAGGCAGAGGACAAATTCTTTCAGATAACAAGAGccgtcactaatggtgacaaatgcccccgcagcgccttgacggCAGAGGACAAATTCTTtcagataacaagagctgtcactaatggtgacaaatgcccccgcagcgccttgacctttgacctggtgaccccaaagtcaataggggtggtgtactcaataagtactatcagcacgtgaagtttgaaggtcctgggtgcagtggttcgctagtaaagtgccttcatgcaaaaagttaacgttgtgactaacgaacggatggacagttcaaaaataatatgcctccctttgggggcttaaaaaatcttttacaaatttttaagaaaaatataagCCTTGCCCGTATACATGTATCAAACTCTCAACACCAcaatctgtagatctgtgctctccctactgagtcaAGTGGCAGACTACAGGTGTCCAGCAACTTGACATAATAAttaatatagcatttttttaCTTACCAGTAAGAGATGTTTTATTCCCAAATCTGCAGTCCAGTCCTTTTTTAAAGTATTAACACAAATTTCACCATTACTGGCCACATTTGGAtggaatatttttgtcaaaaagtagCCTTTTGGAGGCTCTGATGGAAAGTTTTTACCCAACACTAGTTTCATTCTAAATAATCCTCCTGCATATGGTGTGCCagctaaaataagaaaataaaatgcactgaactacatgtacatgtacggTTCAAAAAGCTACTGGgttaaaacacatatttatgaTTATTCAGTTAGTCAAATTTCTGCTTTTTGAATATATGGTACTTTTGCTAAAGGTATCATTTGTGTCTTATTCTAAATGCTAGCATGGAATCCTTTACGTATCTGCAATACATAAACAagatcaaattatttcattttatccaaGGGTTGTTCTGGGCCCGtaaggtgtaaaaaaaaaattgtttgcttccggtatcccgacctaccctaaatgtttggcccgaccctaaatgtttttatggccttggagaatatttttttcgacttttaacaaaaagatgcaaaactgcactttctatgctttaaacatgaccagtgatgttagaaatcaacttactgatgctctaaaggcataacccccttaattgtaatcattttttgacaaaaaaaataattcccaaaaagtctcccttaataaaaaaaaaaaattcaaaaaaaattatattttctgacctacctacactaatttttttgagcatgttactggaaacaaagaatttttttttttaggcctaaaggCTAAAATGTAAAATGCGCCCATCCATAATTTCTGTGTGTGCACTTTTAAAcccatttaaagatgtttttacaCAGCTTTTACTAAAGGTAATTGATTCTATATAAAAATACCTGGAAGCATAAATACCGAatattagaaaatgaaaattatgtttttagtttgtTTGCCACAGCTTTCAATGAAGATtaaataaatgcagtaaatttCACAAGTTAATGATGATTTGTGCAATGATAGCCTACAGTGATTCGATTTCCAGATTAatgaatcattaattgcattgtcAAATCTGTTAAAACATTAACTGCACTATCAAATCTGTAAAAGTTAAACCCCATATATTCAGTTATATATGCCTATATTTCTGTCGTCCAAACAAATGGTTATATTGAAAGTAATCAAATGTAATCAATTACTGATGCAAATTTAGAGTAatcaaatgtaattgtaattagaaaatatcaaagtaattgTAATGGAATCAATTACTGACACAAGTAATCAGCCCCAAGCCTGGGGGTGATGTATCATATGAATTTTCACTGAATttcagccagtggttgctgaggaatactctggacaGAAATGGTACTACAGTATACTATGTTGATTAATCAAAGGGTAATAACTCCGTGAAATATCATCCAACCAGAAAATGAAGATAATATGTTGTTCTCCTCTTGGGAATGAAGCGTCCTATTAAGTTGCTATGATTTCAGCCAGCAGggatttttttaccatttaaaaaCTGGGTCCCAGGGCCCGTTTAGTTGGGAAAAATGGCGCGTTAGACCTGAAAACTGGGaatacaaaaaataagttttaccatcatacaacctttatttcagcattgttaTTGTTTGATGTCATATTACaagtcttttgttttatattttttgtcttttgaaagtgtctactaaattttctggtattTCTTCAGTGAGAAACTCGCAGACACTCAACAGTcagtaaaattttgggaaatttaaacctaagaattgagaaaataagcaaatttttgcaattgggatggggcccatattcggccccaaaatcagCCTTGAAAAATCCCTGGCCAGTGGTTGCTGTCAGAGGAATACTCCAAACAAGAAATGGTACTACAGTATACTATTAAATGCTGAATaactaaagggcaataattcaatgaaaaatcatccaaccggAACTTGAAGACAATATGCACATCTTTATCTATCTATCTCCCTTTACTGTCTAACCCTTTACAGGGACATAGGCATTTTCATGCACACCAAGCCACTGTCTCCTCTTGGGAGTGAAGATtcctatgaaattttaatgaatacTTCAAGTGGTTGTTGaagaatactctggacaagaaatggtactatagtatgCTATGATGAATACTAAAAATCcttaatatgcgcatctcctcttgatagtggaGCTTTAGTTCCTATTGGGTTTCACttaaattccaaccagtgattgctgagaaatacttcagacaagaattgtactatagtatactactgttgaataataaaagggcaataactttttgaaaaatcGTCCGGCCAGAAAATATGctcatctcctcttgatagtgaagcttcctattaAGTTGCACGAAATTTcaaagtggttgctgagaaataatcTGGACAAGAACTGcgagacagacggacagactaaGCGGCGACTTTATGCTTCCCCTTCGAGAAGCATAACAACTTGTTACTTCCATATCATTGTAAGTATTTTTCGCTGtctattcttttatatttgatactAAATAAACTTATAAATACAAAGAGGCTTGTTTGGCAATTTAAAGTAAGATTCATTGCACTAAGGTGACAAATTAAATTACATCATGCTGGTATAAATAACACTGATCAACTTACCTGGTCCTTCTATAGTTGCCTGAATATCTGTAATATCTTCTTCATTTGGAATAACTTTGATGCCTTCAGGCGGATCTTTAGTCAGGTCTGCCACTTCTTTTGCAATATGTCTGATAATTTGGGGTGataaattttcaacatttgaactctgcaagaaatgaaaatgagatTTGCAAAAGATGCATAATTATGAAATTTGTTGTGATAATCAAATGTCAGAGACttccattttctgtatttttaaatgcTACAGTCACAGTGTTTGCATCAGAATAGCTGCTGCTGATACAAATTATCCCATACTTTCAGTTACTGTAGGTATATTACTGTATCACTTGATTGAACTAGCTCTTCTAAGCATGCACTTATGTTTTTGGTAATGATATAGCAGTGACAATCTTTATCAGTATAGTTCTGAGAAAACATTGCTAATCAGTCATAACTTTTCCTAGTAAAcagcagggtttcagaaatcttaGCCCTttggctaccagaaaattctttCAGGCTACTAAATTTTGTCAGAGCGTGCCTGCCGGGCTAGCCTATAACTATATcaagtagcccggaaatcaatactCTAGTCTTCATGTATTTTGacagttgtctataatccccttgtttatcaatAGATACATGCCAGAGACATTCATTATCTATACCTAACCTAttgtcacaatctgcaaacaattagTTGCTTAATTGTACCAGCAGGAAaaatttatgtttacaaaaagttttagactgatccaataggATCATAAGTTGCTGATCCGTAGTGTTCAAAATAATAAGcagaccagtcttaaaattacgtcattttacttGTGTCTataaaaagctatacatagcttatgttaacTTGTTGAAATCTTTCcgacaataaatacattttgattgaTTTTACTGCCACCTGCCAaagtctactttcgttttcgctggcCACATTTATCGAGCTTTGAGAGAATATACATTGGATCACAGACATTTGATTTTAAGGCAGTTTGTGCTTACACCGAATTTATGccttttaatttaaatacttgcTCAGTATGaaaaaatcgaccatgatttATCATTTAGCAAAAATTGGCAAGTTCATGTCAGAAACTAGTCCAAATAATCATAgacgtttcgggacagcatgataacttttgacaaTCGCTGTCTCCGtcatgtccaaacttattctgtatatttctgttaggaaatccccaattaaaatctgttgggaacgttttctggtacatgtacaaagtatttgtaatgattacatctctgataatgaatttatgtcgatattaaaacataaacatagttgacattttatgaatgtacattttgtgttttatttctgtaatttagtgTCGTATCGGCAGTCTGTTGTTATTGAAACCgatgtcagggtagatatctcctcgcacctgttacatcatattttcgaagatttaagtctcttatttaaaattatggattaaattcaacccatattaagttttttgcaagaatattaATGTTCAATTTATTAAAGCAAAGAAGTCTGACCAGTATAAGTATGACTTTTTGGGATTTTTTAAGTCTTCGTTTTCCTAatgtacagtaaaatgcagatatgggtaaggcttagagggatgacaactataaaatatcagattataaaataagtcatcccgataagccaaatgagtaaggctagtcAGAAACTATagagacaataaataaaatttgtattgtattgtattgtattgtattgtatagaGTATTTCAGACAAACATAAATTTGGAGGACTGATTATACAGTGCAAAGAAAGTGAGAGTCTTTGTTTACTCAGTTTTAGTTTCCTGCctcttacaatgtatttaaaatgagaaaacaagaatttttgaaatcatcttCAGTTTTTTAATCATCTCTTTTTTGTAAATACCGTTCGAAGTAGTCTTAGTAACTTATTGTAAGTGTGGTAAAGTGCTGGTGTCCAAAGCATCAGATATGGGGTAGTTATGTTAGTCAAGGCTACCCAATAGTATTACTGGGTCATGTTACCTAGGTCAGATATACCTAacattgtcatctgcagaccaatctgtcactctccaaaatgacctaaaacttctagaaaagtgggagttggagtgggatatggagttcaactcctccaagtgtcaagtgatccacgccactagaaggaaacatcctatccctacccagtattacctacatggagtccaacttgaatcggtcagcgcagttaaatacctaggcgtggatatctcaaatgacctatcatgggacaatcacataaataggtcaaccaaaaaagctaaccaaaccaTAGGGTTCTTAAGAAGAAatattaaggtcaaatcccaacccactaagaccattgcttaccagactctagtccaaccccagcttgaatatgcctccgaggtatggtcgccccacacccaaaccaAGATAGACCAAACTGAAAGCGTCCACAGGAGAGCCGCCCGTAGGATCAAGACTGACTAtggccgtacttccagtgtaatagatatgctacactccctaaaccttcgtcgactggatttaaggcgtatagattctaggttatcacttgtctgtaagattcatcatgatctggtcagtggttgctatcccaatcgtagattaccttaccccaatgacccgatgtgtccgctatggccattccctaagttataggttaattactgcaaccactgactattacaagttctcttattttccaagaactgtgtaccattggaaccaactaccccccagtgtcgcccacctccctaccctagagcagttcagtgccgcagtttgcagccttgaacatgtctcgccctagttatcctgctaacTCTTTTTTGGTatcaagtcaaaacgtcccctagtcaaaacatccattttggtcaaaacgtcccccattCAGTTTAAAATTTGGCCAAAACACCCCcctaatattattttgtattattcttaattctttttaattcatatattttattatcttttcaaTTTGAAACTTATGGATTATGTACTGATAATGCACAAAATTGATTTATTAGCACCTAAAATAATGCAATCAACACATATCAACTGTGCATGGTTGTGCATTAATTGAGCTGTGGGCTTAATATTAGTAGGTGTCATAAACCCATTAA from Mercenaria mercenaria strain notata chromosome 2, MADL_Memer_1, whole genome shotgun sequence carries:
- the LOC123564306 gene encoding ubiquitin-conjugating enzyme E2 S-like, yielding MSMSSNVENLSPQIIRHIAKEVADLTKDPPEGIKVIPNEEDITDIQATIEGPAGTPYAGGLFRMKLVLGKNFPSEPPKGYFLTKIFHPNVASNGEICVNTLKKDWTADLGIKHLLLTIKCLLIVPNPESALNEEAGKLLLEQYDDYTKRAKIYTEIHAKPPKFSEAVSQDPISEGPLAKKHAGDKKLINKKKIDKKKVLKRL